AGCAGGCCGAGGTTGCTGTGCACGCACCTGCCTTACACCAAGCTCAACATCAACCCTCAAGCCAAGTACTCACCGATTCCATTCGTTCTATAGTGTAATTCACCAAGTTGTTCCTTTCGTAAGTTATCATtgcgtaacttagaagtgtggcagcttgggctagttggtatggcatgacgatggttatagcacgagaacaaaatgacgacacagggacaaaaaggacacgaaggacacgagcgtccttcgtctccttcttgtctctgtgtcgtcgttttgttctcgtgctataactatcgtcttatcATTGTGGTCTGGTCACCACCAGGATTCTCCTGTGGAAAATTTTAGTGCAGGAATTCAGCATGGCCCTCTGGGTTTGTATTCACGAAAACAATTTAAGCTAAAAAATTTCGTTACAGATGGCTGTAGCCGATAACAATGCTGGACGTAAGATTGCCGGACATATCATTACTCCAAAAAACGTTGTAATAACGAGTGAGCGAGGTTAAGGATTCGTAATGATAgagacaaagtaaaaaaaatggtaGGACGTTGTTCCAGAGTTTCACAGGCTACAGCGGCTCAAGCAATAGCGGCCCAGGGTCTGCTTCAGGCTCGCAGGTTGTCTTCCCAAGGAGTGACGATGCGCGCATCTATCGTGGAACGAAGGATATACTAATTTCTCAAGCGATTATGAAACAGATGATACTGAAAAGCGGAATGCCCTCCATGTCGTTTAGTCTGACACAAGCACGTGAAAACTTCGATGCGCATCAAGAAAGCGAGTTCTCAAACCACGCCGCAGGTACATCTACATGCTGCGCAACCCAAAGGACTGCTGCGCGTGCGCCTTCGACGACGCGGTGACGTTCCCGCAGGACTACGACTTCGGCGAGGGCCGCTTCGACGACTTCCTCGAGCTGTTCCTGCAGGGATCCGTGCACGGCAACGACTACTTCCGGCACGTGTCCTCGTGGTGGGCGCACCGTGACGAGCCGCACGTGCTGTGCCTCGTCTTCGAGGACCTGCGCATGGAGTCTCGGGCCCACGTCGAGCGCCTCATCAGCTTCGTCGGCTGGCGCGACGCCTTCGAAAACAGCCGCAACGTGGCGCTCATGCAAGAGGTGCTCGAGCACATCGCCTCCGGGCCTGAGCACACCCGCGTCATGGAGGTGAGTGGCGTTCGCTGAGCGTGCCGAAGCGATGGTGCGCCCAATAGCGACCGGTGACAATTGAGTGGAATGGAAGGGCCCCTGTTGTAAATACGTAAAAACACGGCAACGTAAACAGGAATGATTGTTCTACCCTGGTTACCAGATATCTGCAAGTGATTCGTCTGACTGCTATAATTTCAATTTTGGTAGTACTAGCAGCCTTTTGTTACCTCACGTTAGTGCACATGTCTACGCACACGTATTTCAATGCACTGTCATTCATACGCCGGCTCAATATTTGTTGATCCCGGGCGTGAGTTTAGACACCTCCCCCAGCTTTCAAACCGGAAGTTCTTCATACAAATATATTGTGTGAACCGCTTCCTTTAATAAAATATTGttacaagattgattgatttgtggggtttaacgtcccaaaaccacgctatgattatgagagacgccgtagtggagggctccggaaatttcgatcacctgggtgTTACAAGATTGCAAGCACTGTAACACGTATATTAAAGTACGAGATAAATGCGTGCGATACATGGATACGATATACAAAGTGCAAGTTGAGCCAGAGTACGAGAGAGATTGGTTCTTAAGAGCTTTCAAACCATGGCCGAAAAAGATAGCACACTAATGAACTGTTGAGTTGACTCGCTCAAACTCACTTAGGCTCCGATATATCCATCAGTCTTTGCCTGCACGAGTCCACAATATTTTGGTGTGATGGATAGCGAGTGAGTTTGGTAGAGAAATTTCAGTGAATCTCAGTCCGAATGAGCCTGGTTGAGGGAACTTTTGGTGAATCTGAGTATCAGTGACCGCTAAGTGCAAAATGCATTTCTTACATGAGCCTTCGTGAACTCTATTTTTCCTGCCAACCTATGCGAGTGAGTGACATTTACTTAAGGACACGACATTGGGAGGTTCCTAGCTGACCGGGAGGCGCCATCTGCTTGAATAATGCTGTCATCATACCGTCTTGAAGGTGATGGCTACCCGTACAACGTCAAATGTGCATATAAGCTCTGAATTTCAAATGATTTACCAGACCAACCCAACCACCTTGCTTTGATATTCATATATGATTCGCAATTCTATGCTCCTGAGCAACAAAGGCGACGAAAAGGTTGTTTATGTATTGAAGGTCCACGGTGATCGTTAATACTGCTGGGTCTAGCCTGGTGGGGCAGTGGTTATGGTGGTCAGATTCCGGCCactgcggtcacatttcgatggaggctacacggtagaggcccatgtactgtgcgatgtaagtGCACGTTCACACCATGGGGtggaaatttttggagccctccactacagcgtttctcataatcgtatcgtggttttgggacgtaaaaccacacgtatagtatttattattattattattattattattattattattattattattattattattattattattattattattattattattattattattattattattattattattattattattattattattattattattattattattattattattattattattattattattaacgttGCAAGAGTGTTTTGAATGTACCCCAACGCGATATGAAGCCGCCTCCTACACACGATGCTCTTATGCTGAAAACTACCGAGATACTGGTTCACACCCGGGCAAGTTCCTTTGGGTTTTGGTGTCTGTTTAGCATCGAAAATCGACCACCCATACAAATCCTCACGTATGGTCATCACAGAAACACCCGAATTCACTGGCCCACGAGATTAAAGATACATGGTGTCGGAGTTGAAGCTGCCCCTTATGTTTCAGCTTCTCAGGAACGCTGTATTCCTAGGGCACGTAGATCTGCGCGATTCTAGAGCACAATATGCAGAGTGCAGCCACCGCCAGAGCACTCCCCACATCTCCCCACTCCAGCGCGTTTGTTGCAACGTCTATTTTGGGGCCCATAGATACGCGAAGTTTCCGACCATAACGCAGTACGTCCTAATCGCAGGTCCGAATGACACCGACTGCCGGGTCCTCTTCTACCTCACCCGACCGGATACTGTCACGTGTGACGACGGCTGGCTACTGGAAGAACTACTTCACGTGCGGACAGTCCAAGCGCATGGACCTCGCCTTCCAGGAGCGAACCAAGAGCACCGCCATTGCCCGCCTCTGGAGCGAATACAACGTGTTTCCCGCCATATAGAACGTTCTGTGCGGATACTGCGCAAGAAGAATGTATTTTCATAAATTATTGTGTCGAGTCTTTTTAGTGTGTTGTGACACTGTTACAAGTGAATGACGTAAAGTGCCCCCATTTCGCTATTATTGTGTTCGTGACCTTAATACTGATACCTCTGACTGTACTTGAAAGTGTCTGCTGCTTCTACATAATTTTCAATAAAACGGTAATAAAAAGTATTCTAACGCACAATGCGATGTAAATGCTTGGTCCAAGTTATCGGTACAAAATATTGGTGGTGATGGGGGTGCTAGGTTAATTTGTGCATCCGTTGTGAATTCTCTATACAGGCGCCCATCTGGGGCCATTGTGCCGGGAATAAGTGGTTGGTGCCGAGATTTTTTGACAGCTTCCGCTCGCCGCGATTTCGCGGAAACGGAAATCACCATTATCTGACATGTGCTCTCTGTATATTCACATGTGTCCTCTTCTACTTCACGCCCAGAACACGTGTGCCGATATATCGGGCGTGGCCTGTAGTAACTCTGATGGGTGATAGTACGAGTACAGAGAGGGAGAAGTAGATTTAAATATACAAAAAGTAACATAAATTCTTGAAAATAATTTCTCATGaatcgggattcgaacccacgtacCGTCGATCTGAAGGCGAGCATCATAATCTCTCGGCAATCCAGACGCGCTATCAGGGCATTGCATAGCTTTGTACAATATGGTGTAGCAAATTGGTAGGGGAGGTAAGTGAGCGTGAGAAGGAGAGATGTGAAGATGATGTAGAGGGAAAAAAAGTAGGGGAGAGGAAAAGGGGAAAGAACGAGAAAGCAAGAAGTACAGAAAGTGCAAAAGGAGAAAGAAATAGGTCTTGGGGAAAATTGATTGAAAGGATGGAAGCAAACAGGAaatggtgagagagagagagaaaaacagcaAAATGAAGGAGAAAAACAAAAGACCAAGGCATAgacagaatgagaaaaaaataaaaagcagaaaGGAGATGAAAGAACAAAGAATAAGAGGAAGAAACAAATTTTCTAAACTTAACAAAAGCAGCAGAAGCCAGTACTTCATAGGTGCCCATCAACTCTGCTGTCTGTCTAACACTGCGCCTACATACAGCGCTCGCTAAGCTCCTTTGCGTGTCTgccaaatgtgctgtttctatcttccctctctgctctctttcatctcccccatccctcccccatgcgcagggtagcaaaccggctgcctataggctggttaacctccttgcctttcttttccctctattttccttcctttgcgtgtgtgcgtgcgtgcgtgcgtgtaagggggggggggtaagcgaGTTTGGCTTACGAGTTTGATCTGTTACATAGTGGCGTAAATCTTTATTGATGCGCTCATGATTATTATGGCAATGTTCATCTCGCAACTGTACCTGCATAGTCATAAGAGGGTTTTGAACGTGCTCCATAAAGCACGTTCTTCCTGGTTGCGCTGCGACAGTGCTGCGTGCTCCGCGCAGTCTTGACATTATTTAGATAGCCCTAAATAATTTCGAACATTTCAAGTTTCAGCAGAAAATAAAGGTCCCAGGACAACACAACCAGTTTGAATGAGCTGATGAAATTGTGACCCATGCGCCAGTGGTAGTACGCACTTTTACAATGCTTGGCACCACAGCACACTCTTAGAGCGACTCTTTTGAGTATCTCAACGTGCATGCTGAAAGTAGGCAAAACTCACAGATATGTACTTATTTCGTCAGCTGGATCCTGCATTCTCTGAATGAACTGGACACAGATATATTCCTAACAGTATACCCGCATTACCTTGCCACACCAGCTTTTCGTAACCTTCACATCATTCACATCAAATAATTGGGAAGTTTACACAATTTATTGCGACACTCATTTAACGCCCACCCCTTGTCATTCGAACTGCAGACTACCTGCGAACTACTCCGTCcctttgtaaaaaaaataaaatgaaaaagctACAAGGGTTCAGTCCACTTCTCTTAAAAAAAATACGACAGTAGTCAGTCGAAGACGCCCATTCCCTTCCAGAGCAGATTCATCGGTGTGTCGACGGTCCTTTGGAAGAACTTGTTGTCGATGCGACGCGACTGTTCGCCCGTGAAGAAGTTCTTCCACTGACCAATGACGCCTTCGCGAACGAAGAACTTCCTCTTGGGCATGACCGCGGCGTAGTCGCGAGTCTTGAGCTTCATGAAGAGGATGTTGGACATTCGCAGCACGGACTGCAGCTTGGACTGTTCTTGAATGAAATCGTTGGCCACTCCGCCCAGAAACTTGGCGATGATCTGCACGTGCTCCTTGGGCTCTTTCTTCATGGTCTCGTAGACGAGGAACAGTATGTTGGGCTCGTTCTTGTAGCTCCACCAGGGCAGCAGGTGATCGAAGTAGTCGTTGTACTCCATCTCGCCGCGGATGAAGCACTCGAAGAGATCCTCAAAGGTGCCATTGTGAAACTGGTAGTCGTCTGGGAACGTCTTCATGATGTGGTAGATGGACACGCAACAGTCCTTGACGTTGCGAGCGATGTAGATGTACTTGGCAGCCGGGGTGTAGGCGATGCCGTTGAACGGCAGGTGTGTCTTGATGATGCGTGGAGCCTTGTACGAGTCGACCTGCAGGTGAAGAGACAGCCAATACAACTTTGGGTATATTTACCAAACCGCCCTGCCGCTTCACATAGGGTGGGTGACATCCCGCTCGTCTCTCACTTGCGGCTCACCCCTCTCTCCCCGGGACCAGTCAGTAGCGTAAAGTCTTCTGCCATTGCAGTGCGACTGTGCAGCCTAAGTATGAACTGACCCTTACGTGTTTTGCCCTTTTCAGTCAATGTATAGCATAGAAAGTGCAACTACGACACACTGCAAGGAGAATGGTGATCACGCTATTCCTCATTCTTTAATACTCTCCGTCTCTTTGTGCGACACGACAGTCACTCGTATACATGAAAACATCCCTTTCTTCAgcattattagaaaaaaaggGTTATTTGTCATTCCTTTTTGTGAGTCCTGACATGCCATGCATGACTATTTTTAAAGATACACGTTAACTCTATTGTAGATCACACAACTCTCCGAAGAGAGTATAATGTCCTCCAAAGAGAGTTGACGTGTCTCCTCAAAGAAAGTCATAGGCGTGACaagccaaaaaaaaataaaaaaaggtcgGGAGTCTTATTTTTTATTAGAGTGTACGAGAGTGAACTAGCCGATCATTTTCTTAACATGCCATTTTTAACGCGCTAAAACTTCCCGTGTCCTAGCTGACGCTTATCCTGTGACTTGACCACCTTTCTCATTCATAACTGCTAAGTAGCTTTTGGATTCGGTGCATGTAACTTTGAGTGAGACATGTTTTCTGTGCGTTCTTGTTTAGCTCGCATCGTAACCAGCGATCGGGAAAACAATCAATCACGCATGGTGCTCGCACCAGGTTCCCTTCCGCCTCGAGGTAGCAGACCTCCCTGGTAAGCGACTCTGAGATTTTTCCGAGGTGGGCGTTGTTGAGCAGTAGGTAGACGATCTGCACAACCCAcgagctgccgcagccgggatacgagtCGATCACGATGTCCGTGTCCTGGGGGTCGAAGTTCAGTGAAAAGACGATGTTCTCCTGCGTGAGCGTGGGCGACAGCCGGATGCCCTCCACGTACACGAACTTGGGCTTCTTGATCACTTGCGAGAAGCCCAGTCGGTTGCCGGACTGCAACACGAGCGCGGCGCTAAGACACACGGGTGCGAAAATTTCCAACTTTCAGCAGCTATGACAGAACGCCCGTAAGTGCACCGATAGCAACCACAAGAAGCGCATCTTGCAAAGTGGCAGACAGGGCTGTGGTTCCTGCCCGTCTGTGGTTGGATGAGCCGGTTGGCAACTAAGGAATGCACGTTGCAGACGTTGCAGTGCAACaataatgaaaataaagcttTTTGTTTTCTCGTAAAGCTACCGCGCGCTCCTTGATAGTCTCTTACTTGCCTAAGCGTGATTCGTAAGGCTGCGACTAATGTAAGCGTTTAATATTCGTTTTCATCCGTATGCGTCGTCTGCTGATCGGGAATAGTCTTATTCAACACGCTTACGGTACAAATTAAGATGCCAACAGTGAGCATATCTATAACCACGAATACATACACGAAATTATGATTGGCATTCAGAGAGAGTAATGTGCATGATTCATATTCATGGCTTTCTTTATTAAAACCAACAGTGATTCACGAACCGGTGCGTCTATGAACTGTCCAAGAGCAGCTTGTTTTGTTGTTCCATAGCCGCGTTTCGGCGTCAGCTCAATTTTTCTGCGATTCCTCGATAAAGAGCCATGTTTCTACAATTCTGACAGCAATCACAAAAATTAGTAGTCATAGAGGCCGAATCAAATGATTCTATCACATGGAACGACAAGTATTGCGGATTTAATCACAGTCTCTTCTGGCTCATCTGCCTAGCAATATTAGAAAAGAGCATATGCAAGATTGTCAACACCAGTAACTGCTATATGATGGCCCACTTGGCATACTGCAGTGGCAAATTCTTCGCATTGGATATATCTATATACAATCAATCATTGTACCGCCCACGTCCTTACCGTATCACCGAAGAGATTCACTGAAATCTACTCACCATCGGAAAGCAACCCATCGCGATTTTTCCCACGGCGCTGAAGCTGTCAACCAAGATCCCGTGCGGCTCGCGTTTCACGCGACCACCGACGGCGATACGcttgaatgatgatgatgatagtggtgatgaGCGGGTTGGTGGCGATGGTACTTATGATGATGAAAATTTTACAATATTTTGCGCACCTGCCACGAAAGATAGTTCAGGAATGGTGTAGCTCAAGTTTCAGTTAATATCTAGATATATTGCGTAAAGGTGAGATTGCAAACCTCAGTCGCTTCATTTTCTACCTCGACGATGCATACTCTGTGACACTGATTACTCCAAAATTTGAGAAAAGAGAGAAAGTAAGTAAGAAAGACAGTGAGATCGGAATCTTGGTCGATCACCCTCAATGGGCACATGTCAATACTATGAGGACCATCATCATGGAACATAGCCAAGAATTCTTGTCATTTTGGTGGTCGAAGAGGGAGGGGGAGCGGAGCATTTGCTGAACGTTTTGACTACGTCAATTTTTGTTACTTATTTTTGGTAAAACATCTTCTTTCATCAAAATTTGGGGGATGAGAGGGGAAATCCTAGCGCACCCCCTTGGCCATGGGCCCTCATCCGGTCCAGTGAAGGGGGATCGGTGCGTCAGCGCGCATCATGAAACGTGTTCACCCCCTTCTGAGGTCCTACCTCAGATTGACATCAGCTGGGTGCAAGTAGCAGCAATGTGGTCAGTAGCGAAATAAGGCTGGCGCTGGCACTTCCGGAGAGAGCGAGGTCGGGCCTTTgtaaagtttgaagtttgaaattTGAAGTTAATTGAAGGGTGAGCATACATATAAATGAACAACAGATAAGCGGAGCACATGAGGAGGGCAATTAATAAAGGGGCAGCTTCGTGCTAGACTTCTAAGCTCTTCTTGCCTCACACGACTTCAAGATCGCACTGAGCTGCTCAGAGAAACGTATGCTTTCCGCggtatgtattttttttttcaccaaacacGCGATGTGGTCTAGGACCCTTTTGAGAAAATATTATAAAACAGGGAGAAGAGAACCACGTGAAAATGGGAACCATGAGACTGTTTGCATTGGAACGTCGAATTGGGAGCAataaaatttgctttttttttaattcccgcATCCAGCTAGCATAGCAAGAGGGTGACACACCAGGGACATGCCCCGCCACCTGAAATTATTTTTCGCCATGGCAGACAGAGCGCGAAATGGTCATATGTTTGTCCAGTCCCCAGTTCGTATCAAgggaacccccccccccaccttcgcCTCACGTATGGCTCATATTCCGCACTGGAAGATTGATTGGTTGGATCCTAGAAAAGTGCCTCAACCCAGCAAGGGGGATCGGCCGTCAAGCCAACAATTGTGCAGTGATGATAATGAggagtttcgtttttttttccccctttgaAACAGACTCATACCCACTAGAAGGATAGGTCAAGGCTATAGGACAAATGTAGGTAAATACAAACTTGTTGTTACCACGTATGATTGAGATGTTAGCATGACTGATCATGTTGATATAGCTAAATCGGTGGCGTAAACAGGGGGTGGGACACCGAGAGCGCCGGGAGCATGTccctcccaatttttttttcctccaatAGGACACACAGCACACTCGACCCCACTTGCGTCACTTCGTATGAAAGACCTGCTATTCgaaataaatttcagtcaacgCCGCTGAGCTAAATTAGGCTATAATTTTTAATTCACCTGAATCGAAGCGAGCAACAATGacagaagaagacaaagaagtACCGCAACGCCCGGCGGAGCCGCTTTGTTCCCGAAAGGTTGGGCCGCCGCGGACGTCGTGAGTACATGCAAGCCGCAGCTACCCTCCGCAGACCAGAGAGAGGAGTCTCGGGCGAGCACTCTAATAGAAGTCGGCTGCAGCGTCGCGTTCGCCATGGCGGCAAAAACGTCGTCGTCGTCGAGCCCTCCCAAGCGCACCAGGTCGCTCTTCGTCGACGTCCAGGGCGTGCTCGCGCCGTGGAACATCGACGTGAGTAACATTCTGTACGCCATCATGTACCGTCCTTACCCCGGCGACGTCTTCATCACCGCCTACCCGTGCTCGGGCGGCACTTGGCTCAGCTTGCTGCTGTACGCGCTCACGCACGCCGGCAAACACCCGGTCGACTACACGGCGCTCTCGCGGGACGTGCTCTTCCTCGAACGCATGGGCCGCAAGGTGGAGGACGTGGCGCCGCCCCGCAGGTCGGTACactgcgcgcacgccgctcatGTGGACCGCGTATAACCTGAAAGTCTTCATTAACGCCCATAAGGATGTAAaagatgtaataataataatcttgcATTTTACGTCttccacgatatgattatgagagacgctgtagtggagggcttcggaactTTCGATAATGTGGTGCTCTTTGACGTGAACTAATATCGCACAAGGCATTCGACATTTGCGatgccacggccgggatcgaaccaggaacatccgggtcagcagccgagcaccctacggccactgttccaccgagagCGTAAGAGAGGCCTTACACAAATTTCCTGGATGTTCGCCAACACCCGAGCCAAATTGTGTTCGAAAAAAGAATTTCGAGGACTCGTTTCTTTGTTTGACACAACCGAAATGCAAACCAGCCAGTAATGAAGACAAGCAAAGAATAGTGGACGTTAATTGTACCGTTTTAAGTGTGCTGTGTAGTAATTGTGATATAGATGTGTGAAGAAactaaagtggacgaaaagacagcCTGCCGCCGGCAGGggtcgaacctgcaaccttccttggcttcattgCCTGCTGGTTTTCGTAAAGGATGTTTAGTAACGTAGTAACACCTAGAGCCCAGACAAACTTCAAACGCCCCCGTCACACGCTCGTTCACTCGACAACACATCCAGTATTGACCGATGGTATTAACCAGCCGAGCTGAATTAACTACGCATTGTGAGTGAAGCCAATTgatgactgattgatttgtggggtttaacgtcccaaaaccaccatatgattatgagagacgccgtagtggagggctacggaaattttgaccacctggggttctttaacgtgcacccaaatatgagtacacgggcctacaacatttccgcctccatcggaaatgcagccgccgcagccgggaatcgaacccgcgacctgcgggtcagcagccgagtaccttagccactagaccaccgcggcgggtcggAGTGAAGCCAACATAATAAATCGGTCATAATAAGAGGTTTAGGGCAGCGCTCGCTTTTCTCGGATACGCTATTAGATTTAGTGATGGGGAGGCCAAGCCACTTGCGTTCCCCTCCAAGCCGCACCCATGCGGAATGCATAAACACAATCGACTTACGCACGCAAGCTGCTTTGGTGCCCCGACAGTGCACGTGCGTCATACGCGAATTTAGGGGGACGGCGCATGACGCATGCACGCGCGCATAGGCAAGAAACGCTAACacaaacgatagttatagcgcgagaacaaaacgacgacacagagacaagaaggacacgaaagacacgagactctgtgtcgtcgttttgttctcgcgctataactatcgtcatgccataccaactagcccaagctgccacacttctaagctaaCACAAAGCTTTGTGCACCCTGTATTAAAGAACAGTGCGTTTTGAACAGGATGAAATGTGAAAACGCTTGAGTATTGAAGTTCAGGTTGACGTTGAATACAAGTGTTTGAAATCAAACTTGCATGATTCTTCCCATACCGTGTGCCCCATAGTCAGTAACATTTGCTGGCATAATCAGATCATGGTTTTGTCGCACAGAGGAGTCGAGCCAAATTGTagaatattgtggttttggcagtCTTCTGTCTCACGAAGAGTGGGTGAAGTCAGATTGCGGACAATCTCCATAATTCGGCCCCCTTCGGGGCTGTTTTGCGAATTAcccaaataaatgaaaaataacaagactatagatagatagatagatagatagatagatagatagatagatagatagatagatagatagatagatagatagatagatagatagatagatagatagatagatagatagatagatagatagatagatagatagatatcttcCCGCAtccagctagatagatagatagatagatagatagatagatagatagatagatagatagatagatagatagatagatagatagatagatagatagatagatagatagatagatagatagatagatagatagatagatagatagatagatagatagatagatagatagatagatagatagatagatagatagatagatagatagatagatagatagatagtcttcTTGTGTACAGGTGAAGGCGAGGATAGACTTTTATCTCTCAACTGAACACCTTTCAGGTT
Above is a window of Rhipicephalus microplus isolate Deutch F79 chromosome 1, USDA_Rmic, whole genome shotgun sequence DNA encoding:
- the LOC142805691 gene encoding sulfotransferase ssu-1-like, which codes for MGHTLDKIQGPQYLDVDGLLVPRSFSRENVLYATRARPDDGDVVIAGYPNSGTKTVAIVLHLLTRGARHLQAPGPGPSPQPPSNTASTVVTASSTATRLVVDAPLIEWKGKEVEAMSRPRLLCTHLPYTKLNINPQAKYIYMLRNPKDCCACAFDDAVTFPQDYDFGEGRFDDFLELFLQGSVHGNDYFRHVSSWWAHRDEPHVLCLVFEDLRMESRAHVERLISFVGWRDAFENSRNVALMQEVLEHIASGPEHTRVMEVRMTPTAGSSSTSPDRILSRVTTAGYWKNYFTCGQSKRMDLAFQERTKSTAIARLWSEYNVFPAI
- the LOC142805707 gene encoding sulfotransferase ssu-1-like — its product is MGCFPMSGNRLGFSQVIKKPKFVYVEGIRLSPTLTQENIVFSLNFDPQDTDIVIDSYPGCGSSWVVQIVYLLLNNAHLGKISESLTREVCYLEAEGNLVDSYKAPRIIKTHLPFNGIAYTPAAKYIYIARNVKDCCVSIYHIMKTFPDDYQFHNGTFEDLFECFIRGEMEYNDYFDHLLPWWSYKNEPNILFLVYETMKKEPKEHVQIIAKFLGGVANDFIQEQSKLQSVLRMSNILFMKLKTRDYAAVMPKRKFFVREGVIGQWKNFFTGEQSRRIDNKFFQRTVDTPMNLLWKGMGVFD